The window TCACACCGACCCCGAGGATGTCCCTGTGAGGAGAGACGGAGATGCCCGGCTCGTGTTACCAACCATAaatacacataaatatatacacacacacacagtgtgtagcaGCTATGCATTCTGTCCATCAACAACATGACGGAGAACAGCTGAAGGACGGAGACGACAGTGAAGAAGCGGCCCAGGAAACAGCTGCGTCTCCATCGGGGGCCCGGAAGCTTTTATGGTGGCAGCAGAAGGTCGGGATTCATCGCGTCAGAGTTCGACCCGTCGACTTTCCCTCATCTCAGAGGAACCGCGACGAATGAGGAGAATCAGAAATTcaccgtgtccccccccccgttgactcAAAAGCATCGCTCTCTCTGAGTCTTCATCGTCCTCGTTGGGTTTTCGGTTCTTTGTTCAAAGGTTCTAAAGCTACGCAGGTTCATTTCTGGCTTTCGTCCAGAGACAGGACATTATTATCTGTCATCGCTACAGGAATCTTTAACAAAATTATATCTTGTGCATAAAgaggtttatttttttccctcccctaTTGTTTTGTCACATGTAATGATGTCTACTCCTTAAACGGAGGTCTAAGGATCGAGGCCCGCTGAACAGCTTCTGAGCCCGCTATTCATTCCTCGCCACTGCAGCgctacgaccccccccccccccccccccccccctcacaaccaCCAAGCTATCGGGGCCATTAGCACTTACTCCATGGTCATCTGGGACACCACATCAAACGTGGAGTAGTCAGCGCCGGCGAAGTTGTCTTTGTACTGGCCCATCTTGATGGCGTCCAGCCACTCGTCCACGGTGCTGAAGCTGGAGAAGTCTGGGATGCTGCGGTCCAAGAGGGGGAGGTGAACActatggagggggaggaggtgggggggggagacacaagCCATTAGGAGTGAGGAGGATACAAAATGACAGGTTTCAAGTCAAAGATAACCCGGACCACCTGCACGTGATCCAACCATGAATCATTGCACTACATTTTCAAAAGAACAGAACTGATCCCCTACTGGCCTGATCCATGAACCCATACTTTCCAAACTGATTCCTCATAAAGCGTTATTTTCCAAATGAAGTGATAGGCTTTAAGGAGCCAATACATCCCCCCCGAGTGTCTGTGGAAAATATGTCTCTCGGTCCCACACGCCACCACAAATGGAAGTACagacatggtggggggggggggggggataatggaGATCAGTAAAGCCCTCGGCTCTCAAAGGAAACTAACACCCAGGGCAGGAAAACgctttcaaatgttttgtttgcttCAACCCAGGTTTTTTGCCCGAAGCGTGGTGGTGGAAAGGATTTGATTTATCAAACCCGAAGAGCTTTAATTTCTAGAACCGCTCGGCGCCACGAGAAACAAGAGACACTGCgaagcggaaaaaaaaaaaaaaacggatggcACTTTGGTCGGAGCAAGAATTTCCTGCTGGGAAGGAGAAAGGCTTCTACGTTCAGAGAGGATCAGATGCGTTATATTGTTCAAGATGTTATCCACATCAATGGCAGAACCAGAGGCCCCTCCCCGCCGCCGTGAGATCAAACCCACATGGGGAATAACGCCGAACACACTTTTAACACCAGCCGCTCCGAACCACATGTCACGACTAAgaaggacggaggggggggtgactggCGCTCACCCCGAGGACAGCGGGGTCATGGCCTTCAGCGTGTTGGGGTTGCGGATCATCTTGTCCAGGTTGTTGACGATCTGACTGAACTTGGGCCGGTTGTTGCGCTCCTTCTGCCAGCAGTCCAACATGAGCTGGTGCAGCGCGCTGGGGCAgtccatgggggggggcagccggtAGTCCTGCTCTATGGCGTTGATGACCTGCAGGGGGAGACAAACGGCCGCCGTGAGGACGGCGGTGGAGGACGCAGCCGTTCTTTAATTCAGTGCAAATACAAAAAACTAGTAGATGAAGCATTTGCACATAAATGCTGTGATGAGTTGGTGCATAAATACCGTTGATTGAGGTGATTGTTATAACCTCCTCCAAACAAGGTAGGTCAGTCACGAGATGCTTTTCTTCATCTAATTAGAACAAGGGGCCCCGTTTACTGGAACCATTACTTCAATCGCTAGAGAAATAATTATCATTTGTCATCTGAAGATGGAAAAATAGATCACTGTTGCTCGCAGAAACAAAGGATCGCATTACCCTCTGAAATGTAGtcaattcaaataataataagcttAAATAGAAATACTGGAAACTACGGGTACCTCaaactacgtgtgtgtgtgtgtgtttaaaaaaaaaaattaagtatatatatatatatatataatctgttGCTTTTACCGTGTGGTAAAAACTGCTTCAGTCACTACTGAACACTGTTAAATTAACGTTGTTACCTAAACACACATCAATGTATAACTACATCTATTTGTGTACAAATCAGCGTGTTAATTTGCCCCGTGTGGAGTTGTTAAGCACCAGTTAGGTCATTAAGAACATAAACCTTATTTCACCAACTTCACATTGCTGCCAGATGTGACCTCATTTCTGGCCTTTTAatgccctctctccccccccccccccccctctctctctctctctctctggcgaTGTCGCCGGGTCGAGGCGGTGCCCGGTTTACGGAGTGAAACAACCCGGAGGACACCGCTcattaccgggggggggggggcattagagGAGCTCCATTCAGACCAGGATTGATCTCATCCAGGAGGCCTCCAAACGGGGACCCCGATGGAGCCGAAAACGCTATCTGGAAGCTGCTAATAAGATAACCGCCGAGGTCCCCCGGCCCCTCTCAGCGCATTAGTGTTCTCACTTTCAATTTGAGACTATTTTCATTATCTCTCTGCCCATGATTTGCGCCCCCCCGTCCGCTGcccagaagggggggggggggggggttgaaacggAGGCTCCAGTCAAGAGCAGAAGCGGTCCAACGTGCACTGCCGTGCATCTCAAATGATCTGATTATGTCTCTGTGGCGAgtaggggtgggggtgtgggctggggggggggttcatgtaAAAGAAATGAGTGAAAACTGCTGTTTAGCTGCGGGAAAGCAGATACAATGACAAACTGTTTCTCTGAGGAGTCTGAGCCTGCAATGAAACCCAGACAGcacatgtgtgcacgtgtgttctGAGGCCTTATTTCAAAAGAatgtttaaggggggggggggggcgtttgacTAAAGAATACAACAGCAATTTCATAAGAAAATTGACCCAGGTGAATACGTACGTCTTGATTGGTCATGTCCCAGTAAGGCCTCTCCCCGTACGACATGACCTCCCACATGACGATCCCGTAGCTCCACACGTCGCTGGCCGAGGTGAACTTCCTGTACTGGATGGCCTCGGGCGCGGTCCATCGGATGGGAATCTTCCCCCCCTGAGAACACAGGAGCGCACGACCTCAAGGGAAGGAAGCGAAGGACCGAAAGCCGAAACCGCACCGGGCCACAATTCTCACGGTAACCCGAAACTGGGAGGCGGACACAAAATGAAGTGTGGAACACGAGATACTGGAGAACAGGTGAGAGTGAGTCAGAGCTCAGTAACGACTATGAGAGTCGGGCCGGGGTCCGGCGCTCCTTACCAGTGCGCTGGTGTAGGTGGGGTCCGACGTGTCGTCCTCCAGGAAGCGCGAGAGGCCGAAGTCGGACACCTTGCACACGAGGTTGCTGTTGACCAGGATGTTGCGGGCGGCGAGGTCGCGGTGCACGTAGTTCATGTCGGCCAGGTACTTCATGCCCGAGGCGATGCCGCGCAGCATGCCGACCAGTTGGATCACCGTGAACTGCCCGTCGTTTTGCTGCAAGACAGATCGGAAGGTCAACCTCTGTTTAAAAGGTGAGACACAAAGAGGCGTCCACAGAGGGAATATGCGCCGGATGAATCTGATGCGGGCGACACCCGACGCGACGGCTGTCAGGCGACAACGTCTGAAATAACTTCCGTTGTTTCACTGAATGAAAAGGTGTGACGGCGTCCGTTAACAAACACGGCCATTCATCAATGCACAAGGATCCCCAGCGGGCCCCTCCCTGTCAAACAATAACTCTTTCTTTCCGACACGTCTACCTGTAACACAACCCTGCGTGTGGCTGATGCAGGAAAGTTACCCCGTCGTACTGGGGAGCGGCCCGGCAGGACGCTAACAGCACGGTTCGGGTCGGGGCTCGAATGGCTGACTACAGCTgtcggggagtgggggggggggggggggggtgttgtaccTGCACTCTCCCCATCGCCCACCACAAAAGGCGGTGGGCTTTCGCGACGCCTCAGGGGCAGAAGAGCCCCGTTGCGTTTGTCAGTATTTTATTGTGGGCTGCAGAGAGATTCAAAAATGTGACCCCCCCGACCGGCCACACGGGGGCGCTGAAATACACGAGCCAAAACCCTGATAAAGGCCACGCTTTTTGATGTAAAGTTATTGGGCCAATCGTGACCAAAAAGGCCGCTACAGGcacaggaaacccccccccaaacaaaataGTTGTTCCAATTAATGCAAAACTGGCAGGATTTTTTTCATGATGTTGTTGACGTGCGTTTGTGTAACTACTTTCAAATCTGTCAATAAGATTAGTTCACTAGACACTAGATCCAAATATCCACTTGGATCTGCCAATGACCGCCTGACCAGACATCTACAAACTTGGTTGGATattcctaaattaaattaaaataaattaagccAGGAGAACATGAGCGGTGGGACTGTGAATATGCTGCGTACATTGTGATGATGAAGCAAGTGTGTGATTGGTCTCGCTCCCCCATTAGAAGAATTAAACCAGTTTTTAAGGGTCGTTGCTTGGTCGGATCCAAAAAAAGCAGCTCAGGTCGGATTGATCTATTCTCTTTGTACCCAGCAGGGTTTTCTAGCAGGAAGCAGCAGGGGAGATAAtccccggcacacacacacacccacagggaCACACGGGGACCCGCCAACCGGCGGAGACAGAGACCTCGGTCAGAAGCTCAGACGCTGTCAGCGATTCTTGTCATAAACTGTCACGGCGAGGAGGTTCCCCGCCGCTTCGAACACAACGCGCGCCGTCAGATACGCCTGAGGGAACGTCTGCGTGTACACAAACGCGTCGCAGAAAGAGCTGATGCTTTGTGTCTCTGAGGCGGAACGGGCCTTGTTCTTGAGGATGGGTTTGAGGAAGGCTTGCAGCAGAGGGCTTAAACTGACTCCCGCTGTGGGTATTAAACCAAAGAGGTAGAGGCTGGTCTTTCAGCTTCTCAGTGATGCATGTTCATTATTTGTCACATACATGATTCACTGTAAACCACGTGTGTGGCCAACCAGAGTTTTCTTTTGTAACGTGTGATCGATtttgatgaaatgctttttttttttacttgaggaAATCAAAAGGCTTAAGTTTATCtataatgtgttattttcacaGCACTCATGATGGCTCATTGTCACTTTGAGTAAAAAGTTCATCATTTGaagttgaaataaaaatagaccTTTTTGCCTGAGATTCTgcatctgtatttttttcataaataaGAGGCCCTTTTCAAGTGAGAATAACAACAtagtaaaaaataagaaaaaaaggaaaatttgTATTCTTCTAAAAGGCCGTGTGACATCTCATCTTACAgacagattcatttttttaaacattttacatctcattttaaagtattttaatgATGTATGTGGGTTGTCAATGGGTCTCTGTAATATCCCCCTCTGGTTAGattttgaaatttaaaaatctTGCTTATTTCTCGTCCTGGtgaaataagtgtgtgtgtagtccgGCAGTGGGGCGAAATGTGCAGTGAATGCAAAACATCAAAGAGAATCATCACCGCTCGACACAACATGAAATACACAGAGAGCACACGAAATGAATCCATACTGGGGGGATAACAGTGTTAATAGAGAAGCATTACTGCAGAGGCCCGGTAATACCTCAGAGGAACTGATGATTGACTGAAGACTCTGGGTAATAATGTCTCCTTGAAGCGGGATTAGTAAGTATATCAAGTCAAATCACTGGAAAAATATGTGTGCACATGAAAGAGTGTACCCGCTGCGATGAGGACACGGGCACATGTTTGTCAGCTGTCCTAATAACTCAAATGAAGCGCTCCTCAGGAGGAACCATTCTAGAGGTGAGACTGGAACGCAGTAATGCGAACGACACAAAGGGTGCGGCGGCTCACTCTGAGGAAGGAGTCCAGGGACCCGTTCTCCATGAACTCGGTGATGATCATGACCGGGCTGCTCTTGGTGACCACGCCCTCCAGGTGGATGATGTTGGGATGGTCGAACTGGCCCATGATGCTGGCCTCGCTGAGGAAGTCCCGCCTTTGCTTTTCCGTGTAGCCGGACTTCAGGGTCTTTATGGCCACAAACATCTCCCTTTTGCCCGGGAGCTTCAGGTTGCCGCTGCACACCTCTCCGAATTCCCCTGTGAGGAGGCAACAACGGTGCTTTTTTAACCCACAGGGATACGAGCGAGTAAcatctgcatttattttatttttttgttcattcgTTGGTTTCTAGACACTTTGCAGCGTTGTATTCAGTTCACGCCTCAGCGAGGTTTCTCCATTACCTGCGCCGATGACCTGCTCAATCTTCACACAGGATATATCAATCTCCTTGGCAAACTCCCTCACAGCCTCGTTGGGGTCCTCATATGTGAACGGATCAATATAAATCTTCATTCCTGGAGTCACTTGGAAAAAAGGAGAGAGCCTCTGTAATATattatatgtgtttttttgtcgcATTCGGCCACCTTTACAATCGATTCACCTTGCATTCCCACATAgtgtcattctttttttcccctatgTGACATTCAGACGGTGAAGGTCgaaagatggaggaggcggTGTGGTTACAAATGGCGGGTTTGTGATCAGCGCCATCGCGGCCGCTGCGTGTAATAAGGACGCGGTACCTGCGGTCTTCTTAGCTGGGACGAGGCGCATTAATACATATGCTGTGAGTCATAGTGCCATTAACACCCGGGCCCTGTATCAGCGCCGCTCAGCTCCACT of the Pungitius pungitius unplaced genomic scaffold, fPunPun2.1 scaffold_115, whole genome shotgun sequence genome contains:
- the LOC119229959 gene encoding LOW QUALITY PROTEIN: ephrin type-B receptor 2 (The sequence of the model RefSeq protein was modified relative to this genomic sequence to represent the inferred CDS: inserted 1 base in 1 codon); this encodes MQCPINSRTTSEGAINCVCRNGFYRTDSDPLQMPCTTVPSAPQTVISSVNETSVMLEWLPPRDSGGREDVVFNIICKSCGGGRGGCTRCGDNVQFLPRQLGLTSXRVYISDLLAHTQYTFEVQAVNGVSDQSPHSPQYASVNITTNQAAPSTVSIMHQVSRTVDSITLSWSQPDQPNGVILDYELQYYEKDQSEHNGTAIRSQTNTVVIRGLKPGSIYVFQVRARTVAGFGRYSGKLYFQTMTEEEYNTSIQEKLPLIIGSAAAGLVFLIAVVVIVIVCNRRGFDRTDSEYTDKLQHYTSGHMTPGMKIYIDPFTYEDPNEAVREFAKEIDISCVKIEQVIGAGEFGEVCSGNLKLPGKREMFVAIKTLKSGYTEKQRRDFLSEASIMGQFDHPNIIHLEGVVTKSSPVMIITEFMENGSLDSFLRQNDGQFTVIQLVGMLRGIASGMKYLADMNYVHRDLAARNILVNSNLVCKVSDFGLSRFLEDDTSDPTYTSALGGKIPIRWTAPEAIQYRKFTSASDVWSYGIVMWEVMSYGERPYWDMTNQDVINAIEQDYRLPPPMDCPSALHQLMLDCWQKERNNRPKFSQIVNNLDKMIRNPNTLKAMTPLSSGVHLPLLDRSIPDFSSFSTVDEWLDAIKMGQYKDNFAGADYSTFDVVSQMTME